A part of Paenibacillus sp. genomic DNA contains:
- a CDS encoding YqzE family protein codes for MAKGEEIVKYVTQRVVQYLDTPAEDRKRQRELRKSASEPWTVRWFGMIPMSLSMMFGRRKKAPSEGNESRQGQ; via the coding sequence GTGGCCAAAGGCGAAGAAATCGTCAAATACGTGACCCAGCGGGTCGTCCAATATCTCGATACGCCCGCCGAGGATCGCAAACGGCAGCGGGAGCTGCGCAAAAGCGCGAGCGAGCCTTGGACCGTGCGGTGGTTCGGCATGATCCCGATGTCGCTGTCCATGATGTTCGGCAGACGCAAAAAAGCGCCCTCGGAAGGAAATGAATCCCGCCAAGGGCAATAG